One segment of Pseudophryne corroboree isolate aPseCor3 chromosome 10, aPseCor3.hap2, whole genome shotgun sequence DNA contains the following:
- the LOC134965195 gene encoding uncharacterized protein LOC134965195, producing MSEEEARRLSLSAQEEESSERQQQTSPTDHGRVSHEEADSGEESSSRAPNFTDEETDTLINQVVHHSFQLFGSPARNVHHRFKGTTWNEISESVSLGGGFKRSNESCKKRLRDCRRSVNLKIQKGQKLHKDWEKKMENYFVLVQEEMAGTSAEGATKYSTPTKHSTPQTETTPKKKTKSQKDSTVKAKRRVSFGYPTTGGGAEDTETQIQHTILPIDSTLQAATLQAESAQMHPPTVQEETSSQQPLPEENSSQGHPQTLPEESFSQSYPAIGDHNLVERTEQIPDMETSGSVPEVLESKTPETTPGESSLNLILEALKNMDQCRAEESQRINNRLDNIVMHTSACRKIGTGLQSMLLWQQQCNLNTSMISTSLQLMTDEGRRLHSAQPQQAERSSEVTTPSNRTSIDQEMYAQEERGDLAYQRALSVLRLQRQRSEELEQSIIQQEMWNRAQQEMLEQAQTVMWNRAQEEHARAQEEHARAQEEHARAQEEHARAQDEHATAPEEHATAPEEHATAPEEPSGAQEEPSTTAN from the exons ATGTCCGAGGAAGAAGCAAGGAGGCTTTCTCTATCCGCACAGGAAGAAGAATCCTCGGAAAGACAGCAACAAACATCACCAACCGACCATGGCAGAGTTTCGCATGAAGAAGCGGACTCGGGAGAAGAATCCAGCAGCAGGGCACCCAACTTCACAGATGAAGAAACGGACACCCTAATCAATCAAGTTGTTCATCACTCCTTTCAACTTTTCGGATCGCCGGCAAGAAATGTTCATCACCGATTCAAGGGAACGACGTGGAATGAAATCTCTGAATCAGTTTCTTTGGGAGGTGGGTTCAAGCGAAGCAACGAAAGTTGCAAGAAAAGGTTACGCGACTGTAGAAGATCCGTCAATCTCAAGATCCAAAAAGGGCAAAAATTACACAAGGATTGGGAAAAGAAGATGGAGAACTACTTCGTACTTGTGCAGGAAGAAATGGCAGGAACCAGTGCAGaag gagccaCAAAATATTCTACGCCAACAAAACATAGCACGCCACAAACGGAAACAACGCCAAAGAAGAAAACAAAATCGCAGAAAG ATTCCACAGTTAAGGCAAAGAGAAGAGTTTCTTTTGGATATCCGACAACTGGAGGAGGTGCTGAGGATACCG AAACCCAGATACAGCATACAATATTGCCGATTGATTCAACACTGCAAGCAGCGACACTTCAAGCAGAATCAGCCCAGATGCACCCACCCACGGTGCAGGAAGAAACATCATCCCAACAGCCACTTCCAGAAGAAAATTCATCACAGGGGCACCCACAGACACTGCCAGAAGAGTCCTTTTCACAGAGCTACCCTGCAATTGGAGACCATAATCTTGTTGAAAGAACAGAGCAAATTCCGGACATGGAAACTTCAGGCAGTGTACCAGAAGTCCTTGAATCAAAAACACCGGAAACTACGCCAGGAG AGTCATCACTCAATCTAATACTGGAAGCTTTAAAGAACATGGACCAATGTAGAGCTGAAGAAAGCCAAAGGATTAATAATCGTTTGGAcaacattgttatgcacaccagtgcctgcaggaaa ATTGGAACAGGCCTTCAAAGCATGCTACTGTGGCAACAACAGTGCAACCTAAACACAAGCATGATTTCAACAAGCCTGCAGCTGATGACAGACGAAGGAAGAAGATTGCACAGCGCACAACCACAGCAGGCAGAACGAAGTTCGGAAGTCACAACACCATCAAACAGAACATCAATTGATCAAGAAATGTATGCTCAAGAAGAGAGAGGAGATCTGGCTTACCAAAGAGCATTGTCAGTTTTGAGACTGCAGCGTCAAAGGTCAGAAGAATTGGAGCAGTCCATAATACAGCAAGAGATGTGGAACAGAGCACAGCAGGAGATGTTGGAACAAGCACAGACGGTTATGTGGAACAGAGCACAGGAGGAGcatgcccgagcccaggaggaacatgcccgagcccaggaggaacatgcccgagcccaggaggaGCATGCCCGAGCCCAGGATGAGCATGCCACAGCACCGGAGGAGCATGCCACAGCACCGGAGGAGCATGCCACAGCCCCGGAGGAGCCGTCAGGAGCCCAGGAGGAGCCGTCCACAACAGCAAACTAG